The following coding sequences are from one Triticum aestivum cultivar Chinese Spring chromosome 5A, IWGSC CS RefSeq v2.1, whole genome shotgun sequence window:
- the LOC123104782 gene encoding protein PEROXIN-4 has protein sequence MQASRARLFKEYKEVQREKSADPDIQLICDDSNIFKWTAVIKGPSETPFEGGVFQLVFSIPEQYPLLPPQVRFITKIFHPNVHFKTGEICLDILKNAWSPAWTLQSVCRAIIALMAHPEADSPLNCDSGNLLRSGDIRGYQSMARMYTRLAAMPKKE, from the exons ATGCAG GCATCTAGAGCTAGGCTCTTCAAGGAGTACAAGGAGGTGCAGCGAGAAAAGTCAGCCGACCCAGATATCCAATTAATCTGTGATGATTCAAATATATTCAAATGGACTGCTGTAATCAAG GGCCCATCGGAGACACCTTTTGAAGGTGGCGTATTTCAACTTGTATTCTCAATTCCCGAGCAGTATCCTCTACTGCCTCCGCAAGTCCGCTTCATCACCAAAATTTTCCACCCAAATGTTCACTTCAAG ACTGGTGAAATATGCCTGGATATATTGAAAAATGCATGGAGCCCTGCATGGACCCTACAATCTGTTTGCAGAGCCATTATTGCGTTGATGGCCCATCCAGAAGCAGACAGCCCACTTAACTGTGACTCAG GCAATCTTCTTCGCTCCGGTGACATCAGAGGCTACCAGTCCATGGCGCGGATGTACACCAGGCTAGctgccatgccaaagaaagagtaa